In the genome of Halapricum salinum, one region contains:
- the rqcH gene encoding ribosome rescue protein RqcH, whose product MDRKRELTSVDIAALAGELGRYRGAKVDKVYLYPEEDLLRFRMRDFDRGRVEFLIEVGEDKRAHVADPDNVPEAPERPPNFAMMLRNRLSGADLASVEQFEFDRILVLEFERDDANTKVVAELFGDGNVAVLDENDDVVDCLDTVRLKSRTVVPGSHYEFPSARFNPLTVDYDTFLDRMGQSDSDVVRTLATQLNFGGLFGEELCSRAGVPYNQDIDETTEAEFETLYREIESLSRRLSEGDLDARVYYEGEGDDRVRVDVTPFPLEEYDERESEAFESFNAALDDYFTHAEADHSEHESSSGDGGRGRPDFESEIEKQKRIIQQQQQAIEDFEDEAEAEREKAELLYANYDQVDEVLSTVQEAREAGHSWDAIAETFEEAAESGVEAAEAVRDVDGSEGTVTLDVDGTRITLDASDGVEKNADRLYTEAKRIEEKKEGAKAAIEDTRERLEDVKAEREAWEADDGEAKESDESEDEEEVDWLTRSSIPIRQSEQWYERFRWFHTSDDYLVIGGRNADQNEELVKKYLDRGDLFFHTQAHGAPATILKATGPSESASDDLEIPEGSKEEAAQFAVSYSTVWKEGKYAADVYMVGHDQVTKTPESGEYLEKGSFAIRGDRTYYEDTPVGVAVGLTCEPETRVIGGPPSAIGPQAETSIEVEPGQFAQNDIAKRLYREFKERFADETFVRKIASPDLVQEFLPPGGSRMVE is encoded by the coding sequence GCGGCCCTGGCCGGCGAGTTGGGCCGGTACCGCGGCGCGAAAGTCGACAAAGTCTATCTCTACCCCGAGGAGGATCTGCTGCGCTTCCGAATGCGCGATTTCGACCGCGGCCGCGTCGAATTCCTGATCGAAGTCGGCGAGGACAAGCGCGCCCACGTCGCCGACCCCGACAACGTCCCGGAGGCCCCCGAACGCCCGCCGAACTTCGCGATGATGCTGCGCAATCGCCTCTCGGGCGCGGATCTCGCGAGCGTCGAGCAGTTCGAGTTCGATCGCATTCTCGTCCTCGAGTTCGAACGCGACGACGCCAACACGAAAGTCGTCGCCGAGCTATTCGGCGACGGCAACGTCGCCGTCCTCGACGAGAACGACGACGTCGTCGACTGCCTGGATACCGTGCGCCTGAAATCTCGGACCGTGGTCCCGGGCAGTCACTACGAATTCCCGTCGGCGCGGTTCAACCCCCTGACCGTCGACTACGACACCTTTCTCGACCGTATGGGCCAGTCCGACAGCGACGTGGTCCGGACGCTGGCGACGCAGCTGAACTTCGGTGGCCTGTTCGGCGAGGAACTGTGTTCGCGTGCCGGCGTCCCCTACAACCAGGACATCGACGAGACGACCGAGGCGGAGTTCGAGACGCTCTACCGGGAGATCGAGTCGCTGTCGCGACGCCTCTCGGAGGGCGATCTCGACGCCCGGGTCTACTACGAGGGCGAGGGCGACGACCGCGTCCGGGTGGACGTGACGCCGTTTCCCCTCGAAGAGTACGACGAGCGCGAGAGCGAGGCCTTCGAGTCGTTCAACGCCGCGCTGGACGACTACTTTACCCACGCCGAGGCGGATCACAGCGAACACGAGTCGAGCAGCGGGGACGGTGGTCGGGGACGGCCCGACTTCGAGAGCGAGATCGAGAAACAGAAGCGGATCATCCAGCAACAGCAGCAGGCCATCGAGGACTTCGAGGACGAGGCGGAGGCCGAACGCGAGAAGGCCGAGCTGCTCTACGCTAACTACGATCAGGTCGACGAGGTACTCTCGACGGTTCAGGAGGCCCGCGAGGCGGGTCACTCCTGGGACGCGATCGCCGAGACGTTCGAGGAAGCCGCCGAGAGCGGCGTCGAGGCCGCCGAAGCCGTCCGTGACGTCGACGGCAGCGAAGGGACGGTCACGCTGGACGTCGATGGGACGAGAATCACGCTCGACGCGAGCGACGGGGTCGAGAAGAACGCCGACCGCCTCTACACCGAGGCCAAGCGGATCGAGGAGAAAAAGGAGGGCGCGAAAGCCGCCATCGAGGACACGCGCGAACGCCTCGAAGACGTGAAAGCCGAGCGCGAGGCCTGGGAAGCAGACGACGGCGAAGCGAAAGAGAGCGACGAGAGCGAGGACGAGGAGGAAGTCGACTGGCTCACTCGCTCGTCGATCCCGATCCGCCAGAGCGAGCAGTGGTACGAACGGTTCCGGTGGTTCCACACCAGCGACGACTACCTCGTGATCGGCGGCCGAAACGCCGACCAGAACGAGGAACTGGTCAAGAAGTACCTCGACCGCGGGGACCTGTTCTTCCACACGCAGGCCCACGGCGCGCCCGCGACGATTCTCAAGGCGACCGGGCCGAGCGAGTCTGCCAGCGACGACCTCGAGATCCCCGAGGGGAGCAAAGAAGAGGCCGCCCAGTTCGCCGTCTCGTACTCGACAGTCTGGAAAGAGGGCAAGTACGCCGCCGACGTCTACATGGTCGGCCACGACCAGGTCACCAAGACGCCCGAGAGCGGCGAGTATCTCGAAAAGGGGAGCTTCGCGATTCGCGGGGATCGCACCTACTACGAGGACACACCTGTCGGAGTCGCTGTGGGGCTCACCTGTGAACCCGAGACGCGCGTGATCGGCGGCCCGCCGAGCGCGATCGGTCCACAGGCCGAGACCAGTATCGAGGTCGAACCCGGCCAGTTCGCCCAGAACGACATCGCGAAACGCCTCTACCGCGAATTCAAGGAGCGGTTCGCAGACGAGACGTTCGTCCGGAAGATAGCCAGCCCGGACCTGGTTCAGGAATTCCTGCCGCCGGGCGGCAGCCGGATGGTCGAGTGA